The following are encoded together in the Phaseolus vulgaris cultivar G19833 chromosome 9, P. vulgaris v2.0, whole genome shotgun sequence genome:
- the LOC137821182 gene encoding catalase-4 yields the protein MDPYKHRPSSAFNSPFWTTNSGAPVYNNNSSLTVGARGPILLEDYHLVEKLANFDRERIPERVVHARGASAKGFFEVTHDVSHLTCADFLRAPGVQTPVIVRFSTVIHERGSPETLRDPRGFAVKFYTREGNFDLVGNNLPVFFVRDGMKFPDMVHALKPNPKNHIQENWRILDFFSHFPESLHMFSFLFDDLGVPQDYRHMDGFGVNTYTLISKAGKAVYVKFHWKTVSGVKCLLEEEAIKVGGANHSHATQDLHDSIAAGNYPEWKLFIQTIDPAHEDKFDFDPLDVTKTWPEDIIPLQPVGRLVLNKNIDNFFAENEQLAFCPAIVVPGVYYSDDKMLQTRIFSYADSQRHRLGPNYLQLPANAPKCAHHNNHHEGFMNFIHRDEEVNYFPSRYDSVRHAESFPIPPAICSGRREKCGIEKENNFKQAGERFRSWAPDRQDRFIRRWVDALSDPRVTHEIRSVWISYWSQADRSLGQKIASHLNMRPNI from the exons GTCCAATTCTCCTGGAGGATTATCATCTTGTGGAAAAGCTTGCAAACTTTGACAGGGAACGGATCCCAGAACGTGTTGTCCATGCCAGGGGAGCTAGTGCAAAGGGTTTCTTTGAGGTCACACATGACGTTTCTCACCTGACATGTGCAGATTTCCTTCGAGCTCCTGGAGTTCAGACACCAGTAATTGTCCGTTTTTCAACTGTCATCCATGAGCGTGGTAGCCCTGAAACTTTGAGGGACCCTCGAGGTTTTGCTGTGAAATTTTACACCAGAGAG GGTAACTTCGATCTTGTTGGAAACAACCTTCCCGTCTTCTTTGTACGCGATGGCATGAAGTTTCCAGATATGGTCCATGCTCTTAAACCCAACCCTAAAAACCACATCCAGGAGAATTGGAGGATCCTTgacttcttctctcactttccGGAAAGCCTTCACATGTTCTcctttttatttgatgatttggGTGTTCCACAAGATTACAGGCATATGGATGGTTTTGGAGTTAACACATATACCTTGATCAGCAAGGCTGGGAAAGCAGTGTATGTGAAATTTCACTGGAAGACCGTGAGTGGTGTGAAGTGTCTattggaggaagaggccattaAGGTGGGAGGAGCCAACCATAGCCATGCTACTCAAGACCTTCATGATTCCATTGCTGCTGGTAACTATCCTGAGTGGAAACTGTTCATTCAGACAATAGATCCTGCACACGAAGACAAATTTGACTTTGACCCTCTTGATGTAACCAAAACTTGGCCCGAGGACATTATACCCTTGCAGCCTGTTGGTCGCTTGGTCCTGAATAAGAACATAGATAACTTCTTCGCCGAGAATGAGCAACTTGCATTTTGCCCTGCCATAGTGGTTCCTGGTGTATATTACTCAGATGATAAGATGCTTCAAACCAGGATATTCTCTTATGCCGATTCACAGAGGCACAGGCTTGGACCAAACTATCTGCAACTTCCTGCCAATGCTCCCAAGTGTGCTCACCACAACAATCACCATGAAGGTTTCATGAATTTCATCCACAGGGATGAGGAG GTCAATTACTTCCCTTCGAGGTATGATTCTGTTCGTCATGCAGAAAGTTTCCCCATACCTCCTGCTATCTGCTCTGGAAGGCGTGAAAAG TGTGGAATTGAGAAGGAGAACAACTTCAAGCAGGCTGGAGAGAGATTCCGATCTTGGGCACCTGACAG GCAAGATAGATTTATCCGCCGATGGGTTGATGCTTTATCTGACCCACGTGTCACCCATGAAATCCGCAGCGTCTGGATATCATACTGGTCTCAG GCTGACCGTTCTCTTGGCCAAAAGATAGCATCTCATCTGAACATGAGGCCAAACATTTAA